A stretch of Shewanella dokdonensis DNA encodes these proteins:
- a CDS encoding iron-containing alcohol dehydrogenase family protein — MSNQTIYLPNYTVGADAYDKIAYITAPYGKKAVVVGGEIAMSKTQQALSDSVENTAITLLGFLWYGGNATLENVQRLQAEPLVQQADMLFAVGGGRACDTVKVLGALLDKPVFTFPTLASNCAACTSLSVMYHEDGSFKDYAYQNHPPLHTFINTQIIAESPVSLFWAGIGDALSKEYEVAYCCRDKQLSHLSQLGLGIAKTCTAPLLTYGKQALEDCRNHRVSAALEEVVLDIIMLTGIVSNCTVHISDHIAPADQYYYNSSLAHCVYYGSSLIPACESHLHGEIVAFGVLCLLKYDANDAEFNRILAFNQALGLPITMADIGLTVDDLPIVAEKAASVIEWRYAPGTPTKAQFIEAIIETDRIGRSLKSS; from the coding sequence ATGTCAAACCAGACCATTTACCTCCCCAACTATACCGTTGGCGCAGATGCCTACGACAAAATTGCTTATATCACGGCGCCCTATGGCAAAAAGGCCGTAGTGGTTGGTGGCGAAATTGCCATGTCTAAAACGCAGCAGGCACTTAGCGACAGTGTCGAAAACACGGCAATCACACTGTTAGGCTTTCTCTGGTATGGTGGCAATGCCACCCTGGAAAATGTCCAGCGTCTACAAGCAGAGCCACTGGTGCAGCAGGCAGATATGCTGTTTGCCGTTGGTGGTGGACGCGCTTGTGATACGGTAAAAGTTCTGGGAGCCTTGCTCGATAAACCCGTGTTTACCTTTCCAACATTGGCGTCAAATTGTGCCGCTTGTACCTCGTTAAGCGTTATGTACCATGAGGATGGTTCGTTCAAGGATTACGCCTATCAAAATCATCCACCACTACATACCTTTATCAATACCCAGATTATTGCTGAATCACCAGTATCGCTGTTTTGGGCCGGCATTGGCGATGCCTTAAGCAAAGAATATGAAGTAGCATATTGCTGTCGCGACAAGCAACTGTCACACCTGTCGCAGTTGGGTTTAGGCATTGCTAAAACCTGCACCGCACCATTGCTGACTTATGGTAAACAGGCACTGGAAGACTGCCGCAATCATCGGGTTTCAGCGGCGCTGGAAGAGGTGGTACTGGATATCATCATGCTCACAGGTATCGTGTCCAACTGTACAGTGCATATCAGCGATCACATCGCCCCGGCGGATCAGTATTACTACAACAGTTCACTGGCGCATTGTGTGTATTACGGCAGTTCTTTGATCCCGGCTTGTGAGTCGCATTTACACGGTGAAATTGTCGCTTTCGGTGTGCTGTGCTTGCTGAAATATGATGCTAATGACGCAGAATTTAACCGTATTTTGGCCTTTAACCAGGCGTTGGGACTGCCTATCACGATGGCGGATATCGGGTTGACCGTGGATGATTTGCCGATTGTTGCTGAAAAAGCCGCCTCGGTGATTGAATGGCGCTATGCCCCTGGTACGCCGACCAAAGCACAATTTATTGAAGCAATTATTGAAACAGACCGCATAGGTCGTTCGTTAAAGTCATCATGA
- a CDS encoding thiol:disulfide interchange protein DsbA/DsbL, producing the protein MKRRLWLLASVLLAGMSFVVGASAATQQFKEGQDYITVNPAVKAPGVKAPYVIEYLWLGCPHCQAMNPLVEKYEQAKPKVTFVRRPAIGRDRWVFDAHVFYALEQSGNSKLIYKIMAFYHDFAASERRFPDKADLKPFLVEHHIDADKFYKAMDSDATLDKLSLAFKDQDSLGIKGVPAFLVGGKYMINLTSITHAKDPESYFAALVDYLLTQAGKN; encoded by the coding sequence ATGAAACGTCGTTTGTGGCTGTTGGCCAGTGTGTTACTGGCGGGAATGAGTTTTGTGGTGGGCGCTAGTGCCGCAACTCAGCAGTTTAAAGAAGGGCAGGATTACATCACCGTAAATCCAGCCGTCAAAGCACCAGGCGTGAAGGCTCCGTATGTTATTGAATACTTGTGGCTGGGGTGCCCGCATTGTCAGGCGATGAATCCCCTTGTGGAAAAATATGAACAGGCTAAGCCTAAAGTAACATTTGTGCGCCGCCCTGCCATTGGGCGCGATCGCTGGGTGTTTGATGCACATGTGTTCTATGCCTTAGAACAGAGTGGTAACAGCAAATTAATCTATAAAATCATGGCGTTTTATCATGATTTTGCGGCATCTGAGCGGCGTTTTCCGGATAAAGCAGATCTCAAACCCTTCTTGGTTGAGCATCATATTGATGCAGACAAATTTTATAAAGCGATGGATAGCGATGCCACGCTGGACAAACTATCGCTAGCCTTTAAAGATCAAGACAGCCTTGGCATCAAAGGTGTGCCCGCATTTCTGGTAGGTGGGAAGTATATGATCAACCTTACTTCCATCACTCATGCCAAAGATCCTGAAAGCTATTTTGCCGCGCTAGTGGATTATTTGTTGACGCAAGCGGGGAAAAATTAA
- the hydN gene encoding electron transport protein HydN, which yields MNSFILADANKCIGCRTCEVACAVAHRVDGDVTALSAINFTPRIHVVKGATISTATQCRQCEDAPCANVCPNNAIRRAHGFVQVQQERCIGCKTCVVACPYGAMEVVTYPVVRNTGAAVNVLRERAQANKCDLCYDRPEGPACIEVCPTEALRCVDRDDLAMLSADKRRRTALDTGVGFSV from the coding sequence ATGAACAGCTTTATTCTTGCCGATGCTAACAAATGTATTGGCTGCCGTACGTGTGAGGTAGCCTGTGCCGTTGCGCATCGTGTTGATGGGGATGTTACCGCACTTAGTGCGATAAATTTTACCCCGCGGATCCATGTTGTAAAAGGGGCGACTATTAGCACTGCGACCCAGTGCCGTCAGTGCGAAGATGCACCTTGCGCCAATGTCTGCCCCAATAATGCTATCCGCCGCGCCCACGGTTTTGTGCAGGTACAGCAAGAACGTTGTATCGGTTGCAAGACTTGTGTGGTGGCTTGTCCATACGGTGCGATGGAAGTGGTGACCTACCCGGTAGTGCGCAACACAGGCGCAGCCGTCAATGTCCTGAGGGAAAGAGCCCAGGCAAACAAATGCGACCTTTGCTACGACCGCCCAGAAGGCCCGGCCTGTATCGAAGTTTGTCCGACCGAGGCGCTCAGATGTGTCGATCGTGACGATTTGGCAATGCTGAGTGCAGATAAACGCAGACGAACCGCACTGGATACCGGTGTTGGGTTCAGTGTTTAG
- a CDS encoding NADH-quinone oxidoreductase subunit B family protein: protein MSLTLPDTRDANGMPIPLTVDESIAKMKASLLKNIGRSAYVYRVDCGGCNGCEIEIFASISPLFDAERFGIKVVPSPRHADILLYTGAVTRAMRVPALRAYESAPDPKIIVSYGACGNSGGIFHDLYCVWGGTDKIVPVDVYIPGCPPTPAATLYGFAMALGLLEQKIHAREPSAIDSHPAQLRHPQVAPQLRVVVERKARELAGYRYGRQIADKYLELLVTPDSNTAVAQYLSMQNDPRLSEIIDQLQQVTGALRA from the coding sequence ATGAGCTTAACTTTACCAGACACACGTGACGCTAACGGCATGCCGATCCCACTGACCGTGGATGAAAGCATCGCCAAGATGAAGGCGTCTTTGCTGAAAAACATCGGTCGTTCCGCCTATGTTTACCGCGTCGACTGTGGTGGTTGTAACGGCTGTGAAATTGAGATTTTTGCCAGCATTTCGCCACTGTTCGACGCCGAGCGTTTCGGCATCAAAGTGGTGCCATCGCCACGGCATGCCGACATCTTGCTGTACACAGGTGCGGTTACTCGCGCTATGCGCGTACCAGCTTTAAGAGCTTATGAGTCTGCGCCGGATCCCAAAATCATCGTTTCCTACGGCGCTTGCGGCAACAGTGGTGGTATCTTCCATGATCTCTACTGTGTTTGGGGTGGTACTGACAAAATTGTCCCTGTGGATGTTTACATCCCCGGCTGCCCACCAACACCTGCGGCAACCCTGTACGGTTTCGCTATGGCGCTGGGATTGTTAGAGCAGAAGATCCACGCCCGTGAACCTTCGGCCATTGACAGTCATCCTGCGCAGTTGCGTCATCCGCAAGTGGCACCGCAGTTGCGGGTTGTAGTAGAGCGTAAAGCGCGTGAATTAGCGGGTTACCGATACGGACGGCAAATTGCCGATAAGTATTTGGAACTGCTAGTAACGCCGGATAGCAATACCGCTGTGGCGCAGTATCTGAGCATGCAGAATGATCCACGGCTGAGCGAGATCATCGACCAATTACAACAGGTTACAGGAGCACTACGGGCATGA
- a CDS encoding formate hydrogenlyase maturation HycH family protein, giving the protein MSESVTFFILNQKFVDDKDAKPESQQLVYYGLAIGHHLGVIDCFKPALTCPLPRYQEWLDAIPDEPARQKLAGIPKYGEIVINSTHVVMLAEGLAAMRGDVDDEILHWRDQLMTMLEMIQNEPAIHLIVRRLND; this is encoded by the coding sequence ATGAGCGAATCGGTCACCTTTTTCATCCTCAATCAGAAATTTGTCGATGACAAGGATGCCAAACCTGAATCGCAACAGCTGGTGTATTACGGTTTGGCCATCGGCCATCACCTCGGGGTGATTGACTGTTTTAAACCCGCATTAACCTGCCCGTTACCGCGTTATCAGGAGTGGCTGGATGCCATTCCTGATGAGCCCGCCCGCCAGAAATTGGCCGGCATTCCTAAGTACGGTGAAATCGTGATCAACAGCACTCATGTGGTGATGCTGGCCGAAGGGCTGGCCGCCATGCGCGGTGATGTTGATGACGAGATCCTGCACTGGCGCGATCAACTGATGACCATGCTGGAGATGATCCAGAACGAACCTGCAATTCATCTGATCGTCAGGAGACTCAATGACTAA
- a CDS encoding LysR family transcriptional regulator encodes MELRHIRYFLAIAEEKNFTRAALKLNIAQPPLSQQIKDLEYELGTPLFHRTPHGAELTDAGTAFLAAVKSLPQQIRQAKEAAQKAAKGETGKLRLGVTGTAALHPAIPAVIRQFRRRYPEVELTIEEANSLALAQGMLTDRLDAAILRPSDPDPKTLTIEHFLTEQLVIALPSAHPLARDTSAINMLALQQEPFIMTPRSLAVSLHDAVVAVCHAAGFEPIEGQPAPQIASILSMVSAELGISLVPESMRQLSVKGVVFRTIADTASQVELAVAYPSRHPSQPALNFAAVVRQQKSAREALLAE; translated from the coding sequence ATGGAATTACGCCACATTCGCTACTTTCTGGCGATTGCCGAAGAGAAAAACTTCACCCGGGCAGCATTAAAGCTGAATATTGCCCAGCCGCCGCTGAGCCAGCAGATCAAAGATCTGGAATATGAACTGGGCACCCCGTTATTTCATCGCACACCGCATGGTGCCGAATTAACCGATGCGGGCACGGCATTTCTCGCGGCGGTAAAATCCTTGCCGCAACAGATACGCCAGGCAAAAGAGGCCGCCCAGAAAGCCGCCAAAGGCGAAACCGGAAAACTGCGTTTGGGGGTTACTGGCACCGCCGCACTACACCCGGCAATCCCGGCGGTTATCCGGCAATTTCGTCGCCGTTATCCCGAAGTAGAGCTGACCATTGAAGAAGCCAATTCGCTGGCATTGGCCCAAGGGATGTTGACCGATCGGCTGGATGCGGCGATTCTGCGGCCGTCAGACCCAGATCCCAAGACTCTGACCATAGAGCATTTTCTGACCGAACAACTGGTCATTGCCCTGCCCTCAGCGCACCCATTAGCCCGCGACACCAGTGCCATCAATATGCTGGCATTGCAACAAGAGCCGTTTATCATGACGCCGCGTTCACTGGCCGTCAGCCTGCATGATGCCGTGGTTGCCGTATGCCACGCCGCCGGATTTGAACCCATAGAAGGCCAACCCGCACCGCAAATTGCGTCAATATTGTCGATGGTTTCTGCTGAACTGGGGATCTCGCTGGTGCCGGAGTCGATGCGCCAGCTAAGTGTTAAAGGCGTGGTATTTCGCACCATTGCTGATACCGCATCTCAAGTGGAACTGGCGGTTGCCTATCCAAGTCGGCATCCATCGCAGCCAGCCCTTAATTTTGCGGCGGTGGTCAGGCAGCAGAAATCTGCCAGAGAAGCTTTGCTGGCGGAATAA
- a CDS encoding Yip1 family protein codes for MSNHVWGLMLHPEHEWHNINAEHETVGHMYAHHTLWMAAIPVLSSFIGTTQFGWTYGGDESFKVSMLNGIALGIAFYALILLAVSVVGSLLHWLARNIPNRPSRKECTIFAGYVGTPMFLSGIFAIYPVFWLCLLALIVGVLYTAYLLYTGTPSFLGISHKQGFILSGVTLGVGVLVLEVLLAVVVLLWSMGSENSVIWHFFR; via the coding sequence ATGAGTAATCATGTATGGGGACTCATGCTGCATCCCGAGCACGAATGGCACAACATCAACGCCGAGCACGAAACGGTTGGCCACATGTATGCACACCATACCTTGTGGATGGCCGCAATTCCGGTGTTAAGTTCATTTATTGGCACGACCCAGTTCGGTTGGACTTATGGTGGTGACGAATCCTTTAAAGTATCCATGTTAAACGGCATAGCCTTAGGTATTGCCTTCTATGCACTGATACTGCTGGCGGTAAGTGTTGTCGGCAGCCTGCTGCACTGGTTGGCACGCAATATCCCGAATCGACCCAGCCGTAAAGAATGCACTATTTTTGCAGGCTATGTAGGAACGCCGATGTTTCTCAGCGGCATATTCGCCATCTACCCGGTATTCTGGTTATGTCTGCTGGCATTAATTGTCGGAGTGCTTTACACCGCATACCTGTTATATACCGGAACGCCTAGCTTTTTGGGGATCAGCCATAAGCAGGGATTTATCCTGTCCGGCGTTACTCTGGGCGTGGGAGTGCTGGTACTGGAAGTGCTGTTGGCGGTGGTGGTGCTGCTGTGGAGCATGGGGTCAGAAAACAGCGTTATCTGGCATTTCTTCCGCTAG
- the hydN gene encoding electron transport protein HydN: MNRFILADANKCIGCRTCEVACAVAHRPNGDVTGLSAVNFNPRIHVVKGIDISTATACRQCEDAPCANVCPNNAIQRELGFVHVLQDRCIGCKTCVVACPYGAMEVVTHPIVRNTGAAVNVLVEKAQANKCDLCYTRPEGPACIEVCPTKALKCIDRNELEAMSAEKRRRAALDAGAQLYS, from the coding sequence ATGAATCGTTTTATTCTCGCTGATGCCAACAAGTGTATAGGTTGCCGCACCTGTGAGGTCGCCTGCGCTGTTGCTCATCGCCCCAACGGGGATGTGACAGGGCTCAGTGCTGTAAACTTCAATCCCCGCATCCACGTGGTCAAAGGGATCGATATCAGCACCGCAACGGCTTGCCGCCAGTGTGAAGATGCTCCTTGCGCTAACGTTTGTCCCAATAATGCTATCCAACGTGAACTCGGCTTTGTGCATGTACTGCAAGACCGCTGTATCGGTTGTAAAACCTGCGTAGTGGCTTGTCCTTACGGTGCAATGGAAGTGGTAACGCATCCGATAGTGCGCAATACCGGCGCTGCCGTTAACGTCTTGGTTGAAAAAGCCCAGGCCAACAAGTGTGACCTTTGTTACACCCGCCCAGAAGGGCCGGCTTGTATCGAAGTTTGTCCGACAAAAGCACTCAAATGTATTGACCGCAATGAACTTGAGGCCATGAGTGCCGAAAAACGCCGCCGCGCCGCACTGGATGCCGGGGCACAGCTCTACTCTTAA
- a CDS encoding MFS transporter, translating to MNSRTPVAPQTASASTDTSEAIATYIKQGSKAYTRAGIALFLAGFASFSLIYCVQPLLPDFANSFGISPTQSSLALSVTTGFLSFAIVLAGAFSQAMGRRGLMFCSMALAALLNCVVAVLPEWHGVLLARSLEGLVLGGVPAVAMAWLAEEIDPKDLGKAMGLYVGGVAFGAMMGRVSMGLLTEIASWRVAMGVLGALCLLSAIGFLLLLPASRHFVRKPGLNLNYHLQSWKMHLQDLKLIKLYVIGFMLISVFVTLFNYSTFRLTAEPYSFNQTQVSFIFLAFAFGIVSSSMAGSLADRYGRTPLLIAAFVLMLAGALLTLMTPIIGIICGVALVTTGFFVGHSVASSAVGAAAKSAKGHASSLYLLFYYLGSSISGSVGGWFWQHGGWPAVVMFTASYAVAGLLLIYAGIWREKHAAHSQVL from the coding sequence ATGAATAGTCGTACTCCAGTTGCGCCCCAGACAGCCAGTGCCAGCACTGACACGAGTGAAGCGATTGCCACCTATATCAAACAAGGTTCCAAAGCCTATACCCGTGCCGGAATTGCCTTATTTCTGGCGGGGTTTGCTAGCTTTTCGCTGATTTATTGTGTGCAACCATTGTTGCCGGATTTTGCCAACAGTTTTGGCATCAGCCCGACGCAGAGTTCGCTGGCGTTGTCAGTGACAACGGGGTTTTTGTCATTTGCCATTGTGTTAGCCGGCGCATTTTCTCAGGCGATGGGGCGGCGCGGTTTGATGTTTTGTTCCATGGCGTTAGCAGCACTATTGAACTGTGTTGTTGCCGTATTGCCTGAATGGCATGGCGTGTTGCTAGCCCGCTCGCTAGAAGGGCTAGTATTGGGTGGTGTTCCCGCTGTGGCAATGGCCTGGTTGGCCGAAGAGATAGACCCAAAAGATTTGGGTAAAGCCATGGGGCTGTACGTTGGCGGTGTGGCATTTGGTGCCATGATGGGCCGCGTCAGCATGGGATTGCTGACCGAAATTGCCTCTTGGCGTGTGGCCATGGGCGTACTTGGCGCGCTCTGTTTGTTATCTGCCATAGGCTTTTTGCTGTTGCTGCCTGCATCGCGGCACTTTGTCAGAAAACCCGGCTTAAACCTTAACTATCATCTGCAATCGTGGAAAATGCATTTGCAGGATCTCAAACTGATCAAGCTGTATGTCATCGGTTTTATGTTGATCAGTGTGTTTGTCACCCTGTTCAATTATTCAACCTTCCGTTTGACGGCAGAGCCCTACAGCTTTAATCAGACGCAGGTGAGTTTTATCTTTCTGGCATTTGCTTTTGGGATTGTTTCGTCTTCAATGGCGGGCAGTTTGGCCGATCGTTACGGTAGAACACCGTTGTTGATTGCCGCGTTTGTGCTAATGCTGGCTGGCGCACTGCTAACCTTGATGACACCGATTATCGGTATTATCTGTGGGGTGGCGTTGGTCACCACCGGCTTTTTCGTGGGCCATTCTGTAGCCAGCAGTGCGGTAGGGGCGGCGGCCAAAAGCGCTAAAGGCCATGCGTCGTCACTTTATTTACTGTTCTACTATCTGGGGTCGAGTATTTCAGGTTCTGTCGGTGGTTGGTTCTGGCAGCACGGTGGTTGGCCCGCGGTGGTAATGTTCACCGCCAGTTATGCCGTTGCTGGTCTGCTACTGATTTATGCCGGTATATGGCGCGAGAAACACGCTGCGCATAGCCAGGTGCTTTAA
- a CDS encoding formate hydrogenlyase complex iron-sulfur subunit, protein MLKYLKKALQTGVVTGTDPLTPPEVDKNFRGKPEQNPAQCIACAACMNACPANALTVQTNLVSGMQEWSLFLGRCIFCGRCEEVCPTHAIVLTQEVQMAVWRKEDLYQKSAYPLATCTECGKPFAVAKELQYAEDLLMATGQFEDREALHQQLNTCPHCKRAHNITQSQRINLSRLLREPVL, encoded by the coding sequence ATGCTGAAATATTTGAAAAAGGCGCTACAGACCGGAGTGGTTACTGGCACCGATCCGTTGACCCCGCCGGAGGTAGACAAAAACTTCCGTGGTAAACCGGAGCAGAACCCCGCCCAATGTATTGCCTGCGCTGCTTGTATGAATGCCTGTCCGGCCAATGCATTAACCGTGCAGACCAATCTGGTTAGCGGTATGCAGGAATGGTCGTTGTTTCTTGGCCGCTGCATCTTCTGCGGCCGTTGTGAAGAGGTGTGTCCGACCCATGCCATCGTGCTGACGCAAGAAGTACAGATGGCGGTGTGGCGTAAAGAAGATCTGTATCAAAAGTCAGCATATCCGCTGGCAACTTGTACGGAATGTGGCAAGCCGTTTGCCGTCGCCAAAGAACTGCAATATGCCGAAGATCTGCTGATGGCTACCGGCCAGTTCGAAGATCGTGAAGCGCTGCACCAGCAGCTTAACACCTGCCCGCATTGCAAACGCGCACACAATATCACCCAGTCACAGCGCATTAACCTGAGTCGGTTATTACGGGAGCCAGTGCTATGA
- a CDS encoding AEC family transporter, whose product MFGFITNTLLPVLILLLLGWVFFRIKMLNEGFIEAGSKLVFNVALPALLFLSISQADFSHAANFKLILTGAIATVAFFLLLMLFCHFTVSPPNVRGVVTQGGFRANMGIIGLAYCTNTYGSDGLAAASVYLGCITILFNVLSVFVLNFYLDGKRSVLQHIKGIITNPLIIGILLALPISYWQIQLPEVRLRTGKYFSQLTLPLALICTGASLQFRSFSADWFNIGISTLCKCLLYPGFMVLSAYLMGFRGMNLGIVLLLSIAPTAAASYVMVRYLGAIIGSQPVSLP is encoded by the coding sequence ATGTTTGGGTTTATCACCAATACGCTGTTACCAGTGCTTATTCTGTTGTTACTGGGATGGGTGTTCTTCCGCATAAAAATGCTCAATGAAGGGTTTATCGAAGCGGGTTCCAAGCTGGTATTTAATGTGGCGCTGCCGGCGTTATTATTTTTGTCTATCAGCCAGGCTGATTTTTCCCATGCCGCCAATTTCAAGCTTATCTTGACCGGCGCGATAGCAACTGTGGCCTTTTTCCTGTTATTGATGCTGTTCTGCCATTTCACTGTCTCACCACCCAATGTCAGAGGCGTGGTCACCCAAGGTGGTTTTCGCGCCAATATGGGGATTATCGGGCTTGCCTATTGTACCAATACCTATGGCAGTGACGGACTTGCGGCAGCCTCGGTATATCTGGGATGTATTACCATTCTGTTTAATGTGCTGTCGGTGTTCGTCCTGAATTTCTATCTGGACGGTAAGCGTTCCGTACTGCAACACATTAAAGGCATTATCACGAATCCGCTGATTATCGGTATTCTGCTGGCATTACCTATCTCCTACTGGCAAATCCAGCTACCGGAAGTGCGGCTTCGAACCGGTAAGTATTTTTCGCAGTTGACGCTGCCGTTAGCGCTTATTTGTACTGGAGCCTCACTGCAATTTCGTTCTTTCAGTGCCGACTGGTTCAACATAGGTATCAGTACCCTGTGTAAGTGCCTGCTGTATCCTGGCTTTATGGTGTTATCAGCCTATTTGATGGGATTTAGGGGGATGAATCTAGGCATAGTGCTGTTGCTGTCTATCGCGCCTACCGCGGCGGCAAGTTACGTGATGGTACGCTATCTGGGGGCGATCATCGGCTCGCAGCCAGTATCATTGCCATGA
- the hycI gene encoding hydrogenase maturation peptidase HycI yields the protein MTNASSDAERTAKVLLCVGNSMMGDDGAGPLLAQQLADRPIYGWQVVDGGSAPETETVHIRELAPKLLVVVDATEMGLNPGEIRLVDPDSIGEMMLMSTHSMPLNYLIDDLRDAVDEVVMIGIQPDIVGFCYPMTPPVSQAVAALYQKLADDEWRQIPQLTAEGERC from the coding sequence ATGACTAACGCTAGTTCAGACGCCGAACGCACAGCCAAGGTGCTGTTGTGTGTGGGTAACAGCATGATGGGCGATGATGGTGCCGGTCCATTACTGGCACAGCAGTTGGCCGATCGGCCAATCTATGGCTGGCAGGTGGTGGATGGTGGCAGCGCCCCAGAAACCGAAACCGTGCATATCCGCGAACTGGCTCCAAAATTGTTGGTCGTGGTAGATGCCACGGAAATGGGGCTTAATCCCGGTGAAATCCGCCTGGTAGATCCTGACAGCATTGGCGAAATGATGCTGATGAGCACCCACAGCATGCCGCTCAATTATCTGATTGATGATTTGCGTGACGCGGTGGATGAAGTGGTGATGATTGGCATTCAGCCCGACATAGTAGGTTTTTGTTATCCGATGACGCCTCCTGTCAGTCAGGCGGTGGCGGCGCTGTACCAGAAACTCGCGGATGACGAGTGGCGGCAGATCCCGCAACTGACGGCCGAAGGTGAGCGTTGCTGA
- a CDS encoding dienelactone hydrolase family protein translates to MPIQTKTTQRSSSQEIPQAAFDWYDEYAHGMIDRREFMQRLTGLTVLGFSLTTLTTALLPDYALAEQVSFNDPAIKASYQIFDSAKGHGKGRGYLVMPHEPSTDLPVVLVVHENRGLNPYIEDVARRLAKSGFIAFAPDALYPLGGYPGNDDDGRAMQASMDRHKIEQDFIAAAHYLKTLPASNGKLGAVGFCFGGYIVNMLAATIADDLAAAVPFYGTPAAEELQLQVKGPLMLHFAELDSRVNASWPGYEKVLAANKVTYQAYLYPNVNHGFHNDSTARYNEAMAELAWNRTLQFFNLHLK, encoded by the coding sequence ATGCCGATTCAGACGAAAACCACGCAACGCTCATCCTCACAAGAAATCCCGCAAGCCGCCTTTGACTGGTACGATGAATATGCGCACGGCATGATCGACCGACGTGAATTTATGCAACGTCTGACCGGGTTGACGGTATTGGGATTCAGCCTGACAACTCTGACGACCGCACTTTTGCCTGATTATGCCTTAGCGGAGCAGGTCAGTTTCAATGATCCGGCTATTAAGGCGAGTTATCAGATATTTGATTCAGCCAAAGGCCACGGTAAAGGCCGCGGATATTTAGTCATGCCGCATGAACCTAGCACAGATTTGCCCGTGGTCTTGGTCGTCCATGAGAATCGTGGGTTAAACCCCTATATTGAAGATGTGGCCAGACGCCTAGCTAAGAGTGGTTTTATCGCGTTTGCCCCGGATGCCTTATACCCGTTAGGCGGCTACCCGGGGAATGATGATGACGGCCGAGCGATGCAGGCGAGTATGGATCGGCACAAAATTGAGCAGGATTTTATTGCCGCCGCCCATTATCTCAAAACGCTTCCCGCCAGTAACGGTAAGTTGGGTGCCGTGGGTTTCTGTTTCGGCGGTTATATTGTCAATATGCTGGCAGCCACCATTGCCGATGACCTCGCCGCCGCGGTACCTTTTTATGGCACACCTGCGGCTGAAGAACTGCAATTACAAGTAAAAGGCCCGTTAATGTTGCACTTTGCTGAACTGGACAGCCGGGTCAATGCCAGTTGGCCTGGTTATGAAAAAGTCCTTGCGGCCAACAAAGTGACGTATCAGGCCTACCTGTATCCCAACGTGAACCACGGTTTCCACAATGACTCCACCGCCCGTTACAATGAGGCCATGGCGGAACTGGCCTGGAACCGCACGTTGCAGTTTTTTAATCTGCACCTGAAATAG